A stretch of Microbulbifer bruguierae DNA encodes these proteins:
- a CDS encoding CBS domain-containing protein, with translation MTKIRDIHHMPTLAALMTPFPYHIDIDAPIEAATALMEQHSVHHLPVTRDGDLETVISRGDIERVQSPGHRLEEQQLYVRDLCARRPYIADIHDPLDKILLAMADTGIGSVLVMKEGELAGIITVTDALRFCGNFLTDLARTPDDDVA, from the coding sequence ATGACCAAGATTCGGGATATTCATCATATGCCAACCCTGGCGGCCCTGATGACACCATTTCCCTACCATATCGACATCGACGCGCCCATCGAGGCTGCCACTGCACTGATGGAGCAACACAGCGTCCACCACCTTCCAGTCACCCGGGATGGCGATCTGGAGACGGTCATTTCCCGTGGGGATATCGAGCGCGTGCAGTCTCCCGGACACCGTCTGGAAGAGCAACAGCTCTATGTACGGGACCTGTGCGCCCGCCGCCCCTACATCGCGGATATCCATGACCCTCTGGATAAAATACTGCTGGCGATGGCGGATACCGGAATTGGCTCGGTGCTGGTGATGAAGGAAGGTGAACTGGCGGGCATTATTACGGTAACCGATGCACTGCGCTTCTGCGGCAACTTCCTCACCGATCTGGCTCGCACCCCCGACGACGACGTCGCCTGA
- a CDS encoding SLC13 family permease — MTLDQIAILLILAVTIVLFVWGSWRHDMVALASLLACVFAGLIEPEEAFSGFGHPAVVTVACVLILSRGLQNTGAMDALAHKVVPRKGGITLAIAALTALGAAMSGFMNNVGAMALLMPVATDLADRYQLPPGKVLMPLSFGTILGGMTTLIGTPPNLIVSGFRASAGAGSYGMFDFTPVGLAVALVGVLFVALIGWRLVPARSQAGAATFETGTYLTEALVGEKSASIGKSLAELVKMIGDEDAQVIGVVRNNARVSTAMPGLRIGAGDLLVIEAEPESLSAVLSSLGLTLAAEQGDGEKEGDGKKKERKKPKEQGPDINGKSAEGPGVVEGAAPVKLAAEEAARWDLHRGNVDIPSVLNTADETANGISAALTEEAPEEGKKDEKKEGEEKRARAQAELVLRELVVMPDSYLVGRSAQNLRLAGRYEISLLALSRQGRRSVKRLRSTPLMVGDALMMMGTEENLSNFANEQRCVPLAQRDITIPNKEKAYVALIAMALAVAGAAFGLLPAAISFATCALAFMALKVVPLRNVYEAVDGSVIVLLGALIAVAGVMESTGAADVVAKSMLDNLARGNPVFALVLILVVTMTLSDFMNNAATAAVMCAIAISSAEQLNVNPDSFLMAVAIGASCAFLTPVGHQNNTLILGPGGFKFGDYWPMGLPMEILVVAISVPMLLWVWPL, encoded by the coding sequence ATGACTCTCGATCAGATTGCCATACTGCTGATTCTCGCGGTCACCATCGTGCTGTTTGTCTGGGGCTCGTGGCGACACGACATGGTGGCGCTGGCCTCGCTGTTGGCCTGTGTGTTCGCCGGCCTGATAGAGCCGGAAGAGGCGTTTAGCGGATTTGGTCACCCGGCGGTCGTCACCGTCGCCTGTGTGCTGATATTGAGCCGCGGGTTGCAGAACACCGGCGCCATGGATGCGCTGGCGCACAAGGTGGTACCGCGAAAAGGCGGCATTACCCTCGCCATTGCCGCACTAACCGCACTGGGTGCCGCCATGTCCGGATTTATGAACAACGTCGGTGCCATGGCACTGTTGATGCCGGTGGCCACGGATCTTGCCGACCGCTACCAGCTGCCGCCGGGAAAAGTGCTGATGCCACTGTCGTTCGGCACCATTCTCGGGGGTATGACTACCCTGATCGGTACGCCGCCAAACCTGATCGTGTCCGGTTTTCGCGCCAGTGCCGGCGCCGGCAGCTATGGCATGTTCGACTTTACCCCCGTTGGGCTGGCGGTGGCCCTGGTAGGCGTGTTGTTTGTGGCGCTGATCGGCTGGCGTCTGGTGCCGGCGCGCAGCCAAGCGGGCGCCGCGACCTTTGAAACCGGCACCTATCTGACCGAGGCGTTGGTGGGTGAGAAAAGTGCGTCGATCGGTAAATCCCTGGCGGAACTGGTGAAAATGATCGGCGATGAAGACGCTCAGGTTATCGGAGTCGTGCGCAACAATGCGCGGGTATCGACCGCCATGCCGGGCCTGCGGATTGGCGCTGGCGATCTGCTGGTGATCGAGGCAGAACCGGAATCCCTGTCCGCGGTACTTTCCAGTCTGGGATTGACCCTGGCGGCGGAGCAGGGTGACGGCGAAAAGGAAGGCGATGGCAAGAAAAAAGAGCGAAAGAAGCCCAAAGAGCAGGGCCCGGATATAAACGGCAAATCCGCTGAAGGCCCGGGTGTGGTTGAGGGGGCGGCACCGGTAAAACTGGCCGCTGAAGAGGCGGCGCGTTGGGACCTTCACCGTGGGAATGTGGACATCCCGTCGGTATTGAATACGGCCGATGAGACCGCCAACGGCATTTCTGCGGCGCTTACGGAGGAGGCCCCGGAAGAGGGCAAAAAGGACGAAAAGAAGGAGGGGGAAGAAAAGCGCGCCCGGGCCCAGGCCGAGCTGGTGCTGCGGGAACTGGTGGTGATGCCGGACTCCTACCTGGTAGGGCGAAGTGCACAAAACCTGCGTCTGGCGGGGCGCTATGAAATCAGCCTGCTGGCCCTGTCGCGCCAGGGGCGCCGCTCGGTCAAGCGGCTGCGTTCCACGCCGCTGATGGTAGGCGACGCCCTGATGATGATGGGCACGGAAGAGAACCTGAGCAATTTCGCCAACGAACAGCGCTGTGTGCCCCTGGCCCAGCGCGATATCACCATCCCCAATAAAGAGAAGGCCTACGTGGCGCTGATCGCCATGGCGTTGGCCGTGGCCGGTGCGGCATTCGGACTACTGCCGGCTGCGATTTCGTTTGCCACCTGTGCGCTTGCCTTTATGGCTCTGAAAGTGGTGCCCCTGCGCAATGTGTACGAAGCGGTGGACGGCTCGGTGATTGTATTGCTGGGCGCGCTGATCGCGGTGGCCGGGGTGATGGAATCCACCGGGGCCGCGGATGTGGTGGCGAAGTCGATGCTGGACAATCTGGCGCGGGGAAACCCGGTGTTTGCGCTGGTGCTGATCCTGGTGGTGACCATGACCCTGTCGGACTTTATGAACAATGCCGCCACTGCCGCCGTCATGTGCGCTATAGCCATCAGTAGCGCAGAGCAACTGAATGTAAACCCGGACAGCTTCCTGATGGCGGTGGCTATTGGCGCTTCCTGCGCTTTTCTGACCCCTGTGGGGCACCAGAACAATACCCTTATTCTGGGGCCCGGGGGGTTTAAGTTCGGGGATTACTGGCCCATGGGACTGCCGATGGAAATACTCGTCGTCGCCATTTCAGTACCCATGCTGCTATGGGTCTGGCCGCTGTGA
- a CDS encoding SDR family oxidoreductase — MSKPPANRFRPSDHTFAAESLAQIGRGYVVPDRVALITGCSSGIGRELALALHARGTIVIATARRAESLQELADVGIATDALDVNSQADINRVVHAIKTAYGRLDILVNNAGYGQMGPLLELDTRALEAQFRTNVFAPMALARACAPLLKSRRHGIICNIGSVSGIMPTPFSGAYCASKSAVHTLSDVLRLELKPFGIRVVTVQPGAIASEFGRHAETSLRGLLAPDSWYKRSEDAVRARALESQQNATLARDLAKRLAAELLRKRPRSLIRIGNKSSLLPWMARWLPRRFRDWLLTRRFGLRRLQLSNQ; from the coding sequence GTGAGCAAGCCCCCTGCCAATCGGTTTCGCCCTTCCGATCACACCTTTGCTGCCGAGAGCCTTGCGCAGATCGGCCGCGGTTACGTGGTGCCGGATCGGGTGGCACTCATCACCGGCTGTTCCAGTGGTATCGGCCGCGAACTGGCGCTGGCGCTGCACGCTCGCGGTACCATCGTCATTGCCACCGCGCGTCGCGCCGAAAGCCTGCAGGAACTGGCGGATGTAGGGATTGCCACAGACGCGCTGGACGTCAATTCCCAGGCGGACATCAACCGCGTGGTACACGCCATCAAAACCGCGTACGGCCGCCTGGATATCCTCGTCAACAATGCCGGTTATGGCCAGATGGGGCCGCTGCTGGAGCTGGATACCCGCGCACTGGAAGCCCAGTTTCGCACCAATGTTTTCGCCCCCATGGCCCTGGCCCGGGCCTGTGCGCCGCTGCTCAAGTCCCGCCGCCACGGCATCATCTGCAATATCGGCTCGGTGTCCGGGATCATGCCGACGCCGTTTTCCGGGGCCTACTGCGCTTCCAAATCTGCCGTGCACACCCTGTCCGATGTATTGCGGCTGGAACTCAAACCCTTCGGAATCCGCGTGGTTACCGTGCAGCCGGGGGCCATTGCCTCTGAGTTCGGGCGCCACGCGGAGACGTCCCTGCGCGGCCTGTTGGCGCCGGATTCCTGGTACAAGCGGAGCGAAGACGCGGTGCGGGCGCGGGCGCTGGAATCCCAGCAGAACGCCACTCTGGCGCGGGACCTGGCCAAGCGACTGGCGGCGGAGCTGTTGCGCAAGCGGCCTCGCAGCCTGATTCGCATTGGCAACAAAAGCAGTCTATTGCCGTGGATGGCACGCTGGCTGCCGCGGCGTTTCCGCGACTGGCTGCTGACCCGCCGTTTTGGATTGCGTCGCCTGCAGTTGTCCAATCAGTAA
- a CDS encoding VOC family protein yields the protein MSQFLGLRSIIYGVSNIQEAKAWYTTLLEIEPYFEADAYVGFNVGGFELGLDPNARNVTSRADGVVAYWGVADIAAQVERINGLGARQHGEIVDVGEGILMASFLDPFGNVFGLIENPHFKLTDTHSD from the coding sequence GTGAGTCAGTTTTTGGGGTTACGCAGCATCATTTACGGTGTGAGTAACATACAGGAAGCGAAAGCGTGGTATACCACCCTGCTCGAGATTGAGCCCTACTTTGAAGCCGATGCCTACGTGGGTTTTAACGTCGGCGGCTTCGAGCTGGGGTTGGATCCCAATGCGCGCAATGTCACCAGCCGCGCGGATGGCGTTGTGGCCTACTGGGGGGTTGCGGATATCGCAGCCCAGGTGGAGCGGATCAATGGTCTCGGTGCGCGCCAGCACGGCGAGATTGTCGACGTCGGCGAAGGGATACTGATGGCCAGTTTTCTCGACCCCTTCGGCAACGTTTTCGGGTTGATCGAAAATCCCCACTTCAAACTGACAGACACACACTCAGATTGA
- a CDS encoding DUF2750 domain-containing protein: protein MELEPLGDDFEENCARFLPEAVEQGCVWALEGEEGFALCESETRPGSDVMPFWSQREYAEAHIVDDWVDYQVVPVDLEEFMDDWLTGMHEDVLLVGINWNDELEGEEIEPLDLLEQLEQELE from the coding sequence ATGGAATTGGAACCTCTCGGAGACGATTTTGAGGAAAACTGCGCCCGCTTTCTGCCAGAGGCGGTAGAGCAAGGGTGTGTGTGGGCGTTGGAGGGGGAAGAGGGGTTTGCCCTGTGTGAATCGGAAACCCGTCCGGGTAGCGATGTCATGCCGTTCTGGTCCCAGCGGGAATATGCCGAAGCGCATATCGTCGACGACTGGGTGGACTACCAGGTTGTTCCCGTAGACCTTGAAGAATTTATGGACGACTGGCTCACCGGTATGCATGAAGACGTATTGCTGGTGGGCATCAACTGGAACGATGAGCTGGAAGGGGAAGAAATCGAACCCCTTGACCTGCTGGAACAGCTGGAGCAAGAACTGGAATAG
- a CDS encoding M48 family metallopeptidase: protein MTADLFTFEEVSYRLSRSPRRKRLGLVVTEKGAEVRIPQRCAERHGHQFLRDNIAWVREQLRGLEHRQAQVPDHQYVFGARFPWLGKTLELDRAGRAADAGIRDGYIQLYCRTREPDEDQIQAALQKLYQREALATLNEKSRYFSGLLGLNFSSVKVRRTRSKWGHCTIRGELQYNWLVCLAPEPVVDYLVIHEVCHLQHHNHSRAFWELVGSLCPEYRVLRRWLKENGHRLQL, encoded by the coding sequence GTGACTGCGGATCTGTTTACTTTTGAGGAAGTGTCCTACCGTTTATCCCGCTCGCCGCGCCGCAAGCGCCTGGGGTTGGTCGTAACGGAAAAGGGTGCGGAAGTGCGGATCCCACAGCGCTGTGCTGAACGTCACGGTCATCAGTTCCTGCGAGACAATATTGCCTGGGTGCGCGAGCAGTTGCGCGGGCTGGAGCATCGTCAGGCGCAAGTGCCGGATCACCAGTATGTTTTCGGTGCGCGCTTTCCATGGCTGGGTAAAACCCTGGAGCTGGACCGTGCTGGGCGCGCGGCGGATGCGGGAATTCGCGATGGCTATATCCAGCTGTATTGCCGCACGCGGGAGCCGGATGAAGATCAGATTCAGGCGGCGTTGCAGAAGCTTTATCAGCGCGAAGCACTGGCAACCCTGAACGAAAAATCCCGCTATTTTTCTGGCCTTTTGGGGCTTAACTTTTCTTCGGTAAAAGTCCGGCGCACCCGCAGCAAGTGGGGACATTGCACCATCCGTGGAGAACTCCAGTACAACTGGCTGGTTTGTCTCGCACCTGAGCCCGTGGTGGATTATCTGGTGATTCATGAGGTCTGCCATTTGCAACATCACAATCACAGTCGGGCATTCTGGGAACTGGTGGGAAGTCTTTGTCCGGAATACCGCGTGCTGCGGCGGTGGTTGAAAGAAAATGGACACCGGTTGCAGCTTTAG